In Populus nigra chromosome 1, ddPopNigr1.1, whole genome shotgun sequence, one genomic interval encodes:
- the LOC133702173 gene encoding NADPH-dependent aldo-keto reductase, chloroplastic, with translation MMNNEVRLNCGINMPVLGLGTYSYPNDRQTTELAIDMALKMGYRHFDTAKIYGSEPAVGHALTEAILDQTVDREGIFVTSKLWGSDHHDPVSALRQTLKNMGMEYLDMYLVHWPVKLKPWNYSAVPPEDDFEPLDLESTWAGMEKCVDLGLCRCIGVSNFSSKKIQSLLDFASVPPVVNQVEMHPMWRQRKLRDFCADYKIHVSAYSPLGGPGNAWGTTAVVENPIIQSISRKHKTTPAQVALQWGLSKGSSMIVKSFNQKRLKENMEALNVKLDDQDLTDIEKLEEWKIMRGEFLVNDSTSPYKTIEDLWDGEI, from the exons ATGATGAACAACGAAGTGCGTCTGAATTGCGGCATTAACATGCCAGTCCTGGGACTGGGCACTTATTCCTACCCTAATGATAGGCAGACGACAGAGCTGGCCATCGATATGGCACTCAAG ATGGGTTACAGGCATTTTGACACAGCAAAGATTTATGGTTCTGAGCCGGCTGTGGGGCATGCTTTAACAGAAGCGATTCTTGATCAAACAGTAGACAGAGAGGGGATTTTTGTTACATCTAAACTGTGGGGGAGTGATCATCATGATCCTGTCTCAGCACTCAGGCAAACTCTAAA GAACATGGGCATGGAATATTTGGACATGTATCTAGTGCATTGGCCAGTGAAGCTGAAGCCTTGGAATTACTCTGCCGTGCCTCCTGAAGATGACTTTGAGCCGTTAGACCTTGAGTCCACATGGGCCGGCATGGAAAAATGTGTGGACTTGGGATTGTGTAGGTGCATCGGCGTCAGCAATTTCTCCAGCAAGAAGATCCAAAGCTTATTGGATTTTGCCTCGGTACCTCCAGTTGTCAATCAG GTGGAAATGCATCCAATGTGGAGGCAAAGAAAACTAAGAGATTTTTGTGCGGACTACAAGATCCATGTAAGTGCTTATTCGCCACTTGGTGGCCCTGGAAATGCATGGGGAACAACCGCCGTGGTTGAAAATCCAATAATACAGTCCATCTCTCGCAAGCACAAGACGACCCCAGCTCAG GTGGCGTTGCAGTGGGGGCTGTCAAAGGGATCAAGCATGATAGTGAAGAGTTTTAATCAGAAGAGGTTGAAGGAAAACATGGAGGCCTTGAATGTAAAACTGGATGATCAAGATCTCACTGACATTGAGAAACTGGAGGAATGGAAGATCATGAGAGGAGAATTTCTTGTTAACGACTCAACAAGTCCTTATAAGACAATTGAAGATCTATGGGATGGTGAGATTTGA
- the LOC133678575 gene encoding uncharacterized protein LOC133678575 isoform X3 → MSKGKEVVISTSPHYSNHNSGVDDDEEEDGFDHSGNNKRFSSFPSFSSRNASSKYDFVKVRVWLGDNADHYYVLSRFLLSRMLTVTKIPNHVAIKIALELKKLLIDNSLLDVSQSDLEANLFKLMERRGYGEEYINRYKMMTRFHHQRVPLVILVCGTACVGKSTIATQLAQRLNLPNVLQTDMVYELLRTSTDAPLASTPVWAREFSSSEELITEFCRECRIVRKGLAGDLKKAMKDGKPIIIEGIHLDPSIYLMDEENKLPAKMPEKSEMNPVSVTPDDDPARQMENNSTSVSRNHTENINCTPGDLASEEGKSVNQVNKVVDSQGSRDKAGSIVDNKGETVKGLEGDRKTSVSLKSGPEPIIIPIVLKMAEFDHKALLEEWISTRSFSDKCPVEEKDRLITNLKIIQDYLCSFKSQGLTVANISATTFPQTLDWLHGYLLQSILNCHDT, encoded by the exons ATGAGCAAAGGGAAGGAAGTGGTGATATCAACAAGCCCCCATTACAGCAATCACAACAGTGGCGTAGacgatgatgaagaagaagacggCTTCGATCACTCCGGAAACAACAAACGATTCTCCTCTTTCCCAAGTTTCTCTTCCCGAAATGCTTCCTCTAAATATGACTTTGTCAAG GTGAGGGTGTGGTTAGGTGATAACGCTGATCACTACTATGTTTTATCCAGATTCTTGCTCAGCAGAATGTTGACTGTCACTAAG ATACCGAATCATGTAGCTATTAAAATTGCTCTTGAGCTCAAGAAGCTGCTCATTGATAACAGCCTTCTCGACGT ATCTCAGTCTGATTTGGAAGCTAATTTATTCAAG CTTATGGAGCGGCGGGGGTATGGAGAAGAGTACATAAATCGTTACAAGATGATGACGAG ATTTCATCATCAAAGAGTGCCCTTGGTGATCCTTGTTTGTGGAACTGCCTGTGTTGGGAAGTCTACCATAGCTACCCAACTCGCACAACGGCTGAATTTGCCTAATGTCTTACAG ACAGATATGGTGTATGAATTGCTGCGAACGTCAACTGA TGCACCATTGGCTTCTACTCCTGTATGGGCACGAGAATTCAGTTCTTCTGAGGAGTTAATCACTGAATTTTGTAGAGAATGCAGAATTGTTCGTAAAG GTTTGGCTGGTGATTTGAAGAAAGCAATGAAAGATGGAAAGCCAATAATAATTGAG GGGATACATTTGGATCCAAGCATTTACTTGAtggatgaagaaaataaattaccaGCTAAAATGCCAGAAAAATCTGAGATGAACCCTGTTTCAGTGACTCCAGATGACGATCCTGCAAGACAGATGGAAAATAATTCCACAAGTGTTAGTAGAAATCATACTGAAAATATCAACTGCACTCCTGGGGATTTGGCCTCAGAAGAAGGGAAATCTGTTAACCAGGTGAATAAAGTTGTGGATTCTCAGGGATCTAGAGATAAAGCTGGAAGCATTGTTGACAATAAAG GTGAAACTGTTAAAGGTCTTGAGGGAGATAGAAAGACTTCTGTTAGCTTAAAATCTGGTCCTGAACCAATAATTATACCAATAGTTCTGAAGATGGCTGAATTCGACCATAAG GCATTACTTGAGGAGTGGATTTCAACTCGTTCATTTAGTGATAAATGCCCTGTTGAG gAAAAAGATAGGTTAATTACCAATTTGAAAATCATTCAGGACTACCTTTGCTCTTTCAAGTCTCAG GGTCTGACTGTTGCCAATATATCAGCCACAACATTCCCTCAAACACTGGATTGGCTGCATGGCTATCTTCTTCAG AGCATACTTAACTGCCATGACACTTGA
- the LOC133691595 gene encoding 14-3-3-like protein D gives MDVRQNSVYSAKLAEQAKRYNEMLDHMKYTAKLNVELTTEERNLLRIGCKNVMGARRESWRMLSSIEEKEQAKGKEVNAKRIEEYRRKVESELTSICNDIIQLIDDHLLPSTSQCESCVFYHRMKGDYYRYLAEFKVGIEMEKAASESMKAYDKGIKAASKLAPANLVRLSLALNFSVLLYDIMKFPEKAFFHAKNAYDEAIPILDNLNKESQKDSMLILEILLDNVRLWSYDILEN, from the coding sequence ATGGATGTACGTCAAAATTCAGTGTATTCTGCCAAACTTGCTGAACAGGCGAAACGCTACAATGAGATGTTGGATCACATGAAGTATACTGCAAAGCTTAACGTTGAGTTGACAACCGAGGAGCGGAATTTGCTGCGTATTGGATGCAAGAATGTAATGGGCGCAAGAAGAGAATCATGGAGAATGCTTTCATCCATTGAGGAAAAGGAACAAGCCAAAGGGAAAGAAGTTAATGCGAAGAGGATCGAGGAGTATAGACGGAAGGTTGAGTCCGAACTCACAAGTATATGCAACGATATCATACAATTGATTGATGATCATCTACTCCCTTCAACTTCCCAGTGTGAATCCTGTGTCTTCTATCATAGGATGAAGGGAGATTATTACAGGTATCTAGCAGAATTCAAGGTTGGCATCGAGATGGAGAAGGCTGCTTCAGAGTCAATGAAAGCATATGATAAAGGCATTAAAGCTGCATCCAAGTTGGCTCCTGCAAATTTAGTTCGACTGAGTTTGGCTTTGAATTTTTCAGTGTTATTGTATGATATCATGAAGTTTCCTGAGAAGGCTTTCTTTCATGCTAAGAATGCTTATGATGAGGCTATCCCAATACTCGACAATTTGAATAAGGAATCACAGAAAGACAGCATGTTGATATTGGAGATTCTTCTAGACAACGTCAGGTTGTGGAGTTATGACATCTTAGAGAATTGA
- the LOC133678575 gene encoding uncharacterized protein LOC133678575 isoform X2, translated as MSKGKEVVISTSPHYSNHNSGVDDDEEEDGFDHSGNNKRFSSFPSFSSRNASSKYDFVKVRVWLGDNADHYYVLSRFLLSRMLTVTKIPNHVAIKIALELKKLLIDNSLLDVSQSDLEANLFKLMERRGYGEEYINRYKMMTRFHHQRVPLVILVCGTACVGKSTIATQLAQRLNLPNVLQTDMVYELLRTSTDAPLASTPVWAREFSSSEELITEFCRECRIVRKGLAGDLKKAMKDGKPIIIEGIHLDPSIYLMDEENKLPAKMPEKSEMNPVSVTPDDDPARQMENNSTSVSRNHTENINCTPGDLASEEGKSVNQVNKVVDSQGSRDKAGSIVDNKGETVKGLEGDRKTSVSLKSGPEPIIIPIVLKMAEFDHKALLEEWISTRSFSDKCPVEEKDRLITNLKIIQDYLCSFKSQGLTVANISATTFPQTLDWLHGYLLQNFDEKPTRQWEATIRQ; from the exons ATGAGCAAAGGGAAGGAAGTGGTGATATCAACAAGCCCCCATTACAGCAATCACAACAGTGGCGTAGacgatgatgaagaagaagacggCTTCGATCACTCCGGAAACAACAAACGATTCTCCTCTTTCCCAAGTTTCTCTTCCCGAAATGCTTCCTCTAAATATGACTTTGTCAAG GTGAGGGTGTGGTTAGGTGATAACGCTGATCACTACTATGTTTTATCCAGATTCTTGCTCAGCAGAATGTTGACTGTCACTAAG ATACCGAATCATGTAGCTATTAAAATTGCTCTTGAGCTCAAGAAGCTGCTCATTGATAACAGCCTTCTCGACGT ATCTCAGTCTGATTTGGAAGCTAATTTATTCAAG CTTATGGAGCGGCGGGGGTATGGAGAAGAGTACATAAATCGTTACAAGATGATGACGAG ATTTCATCATCAAAGAGTGCCCTTGGTGATCCTTGTTTGTGGAACTGCCTGTGTTGGGAAGTCTACCATAGCTACCCAACTCGCACAACGGCTGAATTTGCCTAATGTCTTACAG ACAGATATGGTGTATGAATTGCTGCGAACGTCAACTGA TGCACCATTGGCTTCTACTCCTGTATGGGCACGAGAATTCAGTTCTTCTGAGGAGTTAATCACTGAATTTTGTAGAGAATGCAGAATTGTTCGTAAAG GTTTGGCTGGTGATTTGAAGAAAGCAATGAAAGATGGAAAGCCAATAATAATTGAG GGGATACATTTGGATCCAAGCATTTACTTGAtggatgaagaaaataaattaccaGCTAAAATGCCAGAAAAATCTGAGATGAACCCTGTTTCAGTGACTCCAGATGACGATCCTGCAAGACAGATGGAAAATAATTCCACAAGTGTTAGTAGAAATCATACTGAAAATATCAACTGCACTCCTGGGGATTTGGCCTCAGAAGAAGGGAAATCTGTTAACCAGGTGAATAAAGTTGTGGATTCTCAGGGATCTAGAGATAAAGCTGGAAGCATTGTTGACAATAAAG GTGAAACTGTTAAAGGTCTTGAGGGAGATAGAAAGACTTCTGTTAGCTTAAAATCTGGTCCTGAACCAATAATTATACCAATAGTTCTGAAGATGGCTGAATTCGACCATAAG GCATTACTTGAGGAGTGGATTTCAACTCGTTCATTTAGTGATAAATGCCCTGTTGAG gAAAAAGATAGGTTAATTACCAATTTGAAAATCATTCAGGACTACCTTTGCTCTTTCAAGTCTCAG GGTCTGACTGTTGCCAATATATCAGCCACAACATTCCCTCAAACACTGGATTGGCTGCATGGCTATCTTCTTCAG aattttgatgaaaaacctACCAGGCAATGGGAAGCTACTATCAGGCAATGA
- the LOC133702160 gene encoding protein PIN-LIKES 3-like isoform X1, whose translation MAKYITLRSLPELWFMPLNVLITFVIGSVLGWLLVKITKAPIGLRGVIMGCCAAGNLDNMLLVIVLAVCKEKGSPFGVSDVCTGNGMAYVSLSVAIGSLYIWSYVCNIVRIYSSKDSDEAKPDVLPEGAESAGEKNESAKCRTGPPLPSEDPSLGESQHLELNCSVSEEKAKVPFPENIKRSFIKKPSIRRLFAPAIIGAIVGLMIGIIPPFRKVLIGDRAPLHAVEDSADMVGKAAIPIITLILGANLLKGLKGSKVPLLVIIGIVAIRYIILPILGVVIIKYAIHFGLVRSDPLSQFVLLLQFALPPANSVGVLIVIDELYTLITRSPQSSTMSMHVWDEFAPNLFSRHRFGSYNEPVVWSWPNRMLCDHAMDQCLGHSLAGRLVNILHLVC comes from the exons ATGGCAAAATACATAACATTAAGAAGCTTGCCTGAGCT ATGGTTCATGCCACTAAATGTTCTCATCACCTTTGTCATTGGCTCGGTGCTTGGATGGTTACTTGTAAAAATCACCAAAGCTCCTATAGGTCTTCGGGGAGTGATCATGGGATGTTGTGCTGCCG GAAACCTGGACAACATGCTTCTCGTAATTGTTCTAGCTGTCTGTAAAGAAAAAGGCAGTCCATTTGGAGTTTCCGATGTCTGTACCGGCAATGGAATGGCATATGTTTCACTCTCTGTGGCA aTTGGATCCTTGTACATCTGGTCATATGTGTGCAATATTGTGCGTATATATTCAAGTAAAGATTCTGATGAAGCCAAACCAGATGTCTTACCGGAGGGTGCAGAGTCTGctggagaaaaaaatgaatctgCAAAGTGTCGCACAGGGCCCCCACTTCCTTCAGAAGATCCCTCACTTGGTGAGAGTCAGCACTTGGAGCTTAATTGTTCAGTGTCAGAGGAGAAGGCGAAG GTGCCATTTCCAGAAAACATTAAGAGAAGCTTCATAAAGAAACCCAGTATAAGGAGATTGTTTGCACCGGCAATTATTGGAGCG ATTGTCGGATTGATGATTGGTATCATCCCTCCATTCAGAAAAGTACTAATTGGTGATAGAGCTCCTCTTCATGCGGTTGAAGACTCTGCAGACATGGTTGG GAAGGCAGCCATTCCAATCATTACTTTGATTTTGGGAGCAAATCTTCTGAAGG GTTTGAAAGGCTCGAAGGTGCCACTCTTGGTGATTATTGGTATAGTGGCCATTAGGTACATAATTTTGCCGATTTTGGGAGTAGTTATCATTAAATATGCAATCCATTTTGGCTTGGTGCGCTCAGATCCGTTATCTCAGTTTGTTCTTCTCCTCCAGTTTGCACTTCCTCCAGCAAACAGCGTAGGTGTGTTAATTGTCATTGATGAATTATATACCCTTATTACAAGATCCCCACAGAGCTCAACCATGTCTATGCACGTTTGGGATGAATTTGCTCCTAACTTGTTCTCTCGGCACCGATTTGGCAGCTACAATGAGCCAGTTGTTTGGAGTTGGCCTAACCGAATGCTCTGTGATCATGCTATGGACCAATGCCTTGGCCACAGTCTCGCTGGCCGTTTGGTCAACATTCTTCATCTGGTTTGTTAG
- the LOC133678575 gene encoding uncharacterized protein LOC133678575 isoform X1 — protein MSKGKEVVISTSPHYSNHNSGVDDDEEEDGFDHSGNNKRFSSFPSFSSRNASSKYDFVKVRVWLGDNADHYYVLSRFLLSRMLTVTKIPNHVAIKIALELKKLLIDNSLLDVSQSDLEANLFKLMERRGYGEEYINRYKMMTRFHHQRVPLVILVCGTACVGKSTIATQLAQRLNLPNVLQTDMVYELLRTSTDAPLASTPVWAREFSSSEELITEFCRECRIVRKGLAGDLKKAMKDGKPIIIEGIHLDPSIYLMDEENKLPAKMPEKSEMNPVSVTPDDDPARQMENNSTSVSRNHTENINCTPGDLASEEGKSVNQVNKVVDSQGSRDKAGSIVDNKGETVKGLEGDRKTSVSLKSGPEPIIIPIVLKMAEFDHKALLEEWISTRSFSDKCPVEEKDRLITNLKIIQDYLCSFKSQGLTVANISATTFPQTLDWLHGYLLQSIEHGISSVSSENDRHQAQN, from the exons ATGAGCAAAGGGAAGGAAGTGGTGATATCAACAAGCCCCCATTACAGCAATCACAACAGTGGCGTAGacgatgatgaagaagaagacggCTTCGATCACTCCGGAAACAACAAACGATTCTCCTCTTTCCCAAGTTTCTCTTCCCGAAATGCTTCCTCTAAATATGACTTTGTCAAG GTGAGGGTGTGGTTAGGTGATAACGCTGATCACTACTATGTTTTATCCAGATTCTTGCTCAGCAGAATGTTGACTGTCACTAAG ATACCGAATCATGTAGCTATTAAAATTGCTCTTGAGCTCAAGAAGCTGCTCATTGATAACAGCCTTCTCGACGT ATCTCAGTCTGATTTGGAAGCTAATTTATTCAAG CTTATGGAGCGGCGGGGGTATGGAGAAGAGTACATAAATCGTTACAAGATGATGACGAG ATTTCATCATCAAAGAGTGCCCTTGGTGATCCTTGTTTGTGGAACTGCCTGTGTTGGGAAGTCTACCATAGCTACCCAACTCGCACAACGGCTGAATTTGCCTAATGTCTTACAG ACAGATATGGTGTATGAATTGCTGCGAACGTCAACTGA TGCACCATTGGCTTCTACTCCTGTATGGGCACGAGAATTCAGTTCTTCTGAGGAGTTAATCACTGAATTTTGTAGAGAATGCAGAATTGTTCGTAAAG GTTTGGCTGGTGATTTGAAGAAAGCAATGAAAGATGGAAAGCCAATAATAATTGAG GGGATACATTTGGATCCAAGCATTTACTTGAtggatgaagaaaataaattaccaGCTAAAATGCCAGAAAAATCTGAGATGAACCCTGTTTCAGTGACTCCAGATGACGATCCTGCAAGACAGATGGAAAATAATTCCACAAGTGTTAGTAGAAATCATACTGAAAATATCAACTGCACTCCTGGGGATTTGGCCTCAGAAGAAGGGAAATCTGTTAACCAGGTGAATAAAGTTGTGGATTCTCAGGGATCTAGAGATAAAGCTGGAAGCATTGTTGACAATAAAG GTGAAACTGTTAAAGGTCTTGAGGGAGATAGAAAGACTTCTGTTAGCTTAAAATCTGGTCCTGAACCAATAATTATACCAATAGTTCTGAAGATGGCTGAATTCGACCATAAG GCATTACTTGAGGAGTGGATTTCAACTCGTTCATTTAGTGATAAATGCCCTGTTGAG gAAAAAGATAGGTTAATTACCAATTTGAAAATCATTCAGGACTACCTTTGCTCTTTCAAGTCTCAG GGTCTGACTGTTGCCAATATATCAGCCACAACATTCCCTCAAACACTGGATTGGCTGCATGGCTATCTTCTTCAG AGTATTGAGCATGGCATTTCATCGGTGTCCAGTGAAAATGATAGACATCAAGCTCAAAATTAG
- the LOC133702160 gene encoding protein PIN-LIKES 3-like isoform X2: protein MAKYITLRSLPELWFMPLNVLITFVIGSVLGWLLVKITKAPIGLRGVIMGCCAAGNLDNMLLVIVLAVCKEKGSPFGVSDVCTGNGMAYVSLSVAIGSLYIWSYVCNIVRIYSSKDSDEAKPDVLPEGAESAGEKNESAKCRTGPPLPSEDPSLGESQHLELNCSVSEEKAKVPFPENIKRSFIKKPSIRRLFAPAIIGAIVGLMIGIIPPFRKVLIGDRAPLHAVEDSADMVGKAAIPIITLILGANLLKGLKGSKVPLLVIIGIVAIRYIILPILGVVIIKYAIHFGLVRSDPLSQFVLLLQFALPPANSVATMSQLFGVGLTECSVIMLWTNALATVSLAVWSTFFIWFVR, encoded by the exons ATGGCAAAATACATAACATTAAGAAGCTTGCCTGAGCT ATGGTTCATGCCACTAAATGTTCTCATCACCTTTGTCATTGGCTCGGTGCTTGGATGGTTACTTGTAAAAATCACCAAAGCTCCTATAGGTCTTCGGGGAGTGATCATGGGATGTTGTGCTGCCG GAAACCTGGACAACATGCTTCTCGTAATTGTTCTAGCTGTCTGTAAAGAAAAAGGCAGTCCATTTGGAGTTTCCGATGTCTGTACCGGCAATGGAATGGCATATGTTTCACTCTCTGTGGCA aTTGGATCCTTGTACATCTGGTCATATGTGTGCAATATTGTGCGTATATATTCAAGTAAAGATTCTGATGAAGCCAAACCAGATGTCTTACCGGAGGGTGCAGAGTCTGctggagaaaaaaatgaatctgCAAAGTGTCGCACAGGGCCCCCACTTCCTTCAGAAGATCCCTCACTTGGTGAGAGTCAGCACTTGGAGCTTAATTGTTCAGTGTCAGAGGAGAAGGCGAAG GTGCCATTTCCAGAAAACATTAAGAGAAGCTTCATAAAGAAACCCAGTATAAGGAGATTGTTTGCACCGGCAATTATTGGAGCG ATTGTCGGATTGATGATTGGTATCATCCCTCCATTCAGAAAAGTACTAATTGGTGATAGAGCTCCTCTTCATGCGGTTGAAGACTCTGCAGACATGGTTGG GAAGGCAGCCATTCCAATCATTACTTTGATTTTGGGAGCAAATCTTCTGAAGG GTTTGAAAGGCTCGAAGGTGCCACTCTTGGTGATTATTGGTATAGTGGCCATTAGGTACATAATTTTGCCGATTTTGGGAGTAGTTATCATTAAATATGCAATCCATTTTGGCTTGGTGCGCTCAGATCCGTTATCTCAGTTTGTTCTTCTCCTCCAGTTTGCACTTCCTCCAGCAAACAGCGTAG CTACAATGAGCCAGTTGTTTGGAGTTGGCCTAACCGAATGCTCTGTGATCATGCTATGGACCAATGCCTTGGCCACAGTCTCGCTGGCCGTTTGGTCAACATTCTTCATCTGGTTTGTTAGATAA